A part of Paraliobacillus zengyii genomic DNA contains:
- a CDS encoding ABC transporter ATP-binding protein: protein MVLKEQKAQKLLEELIDSSEEEEQYLLARITGNFKRGNEKLAKFNPKNR, encoded by the coding sequence ATGGTTTTAAAAGAGCAAAAAGCCCAAAAATTACTTGAAGAACTTATTGATTCTAGCGAGGAAGAAGAACAATATCTACTTGCTAGAATTACTGGTAATTTTAAACGAGGAAATGAAAAATTAGCTAAATTTAATCCAAAGAATAGGTGA
- a CDS encoding MFS transporter: MDVLKNKNFLSLFWGRLITNAGDSIYYITTTWLAATITDDPFYVGVTSAVILIPKTLQFLWGPLVDRWNIKPVLIFTQLIQAALILLIPILYYMQLLTIFNLLPIVFVAAIVAELGYPVQLKALPIILPKNQLIKGNSLLAMANQSADIVLNALAGILLAILGVATLYLVDSVIFTLAALTFSLIKLKKTSSATIKVEKFSLRNYRLEMKMGLKIVFTSMIWIFLIANTISNFCLGIMYAILPIYANSLGGEEKYGFILTAISVGTVLGALISTKLNKVPIGLFIASSFILAFILWGIAPYMNFYVFLLLFTLSWIPVGAANIIIGSIMQSVIPLSIIGRTNTVIASFCAIAMPLGSLAGGLLVRYHDSRLILSLSAIGYLAVGLTWLLNKKLRNLPNSEIIRFTDFNIPRELIDVDTMEKETRNHTNVFGGRE, encoded by the coding sequence ATGGATGTGTTAAAAAACAAAAACTTTCTTTCTCTTTTTTGGGGCCGTTTAATTACAAATGCGGGAGATAGTATTTATTACATAACAACCACTTGGTTAGCAGCTACAATAACAGATGATCCATTTTACGTAGGTGTAACAAGTGCTGTGATTTTGATACCTAAAACCTTACAATTCTTATGGGGACCTTTAGTTGATCGCTGGAATATTAAGCCTGTTCTTATATTTACTCAACTGATTCAAGCGGCTTTGATTCTCTTAATCCCTATTCTCTATTATATGCAATTATTAACTATTTTTAACTTGTTGCCTATTGTTTTTGTAGCAGCAATCGTTGCAGAACTTGGGTATCCTGTACAACTAAAAGCTCTTCCTATTATTCTACCTAAAAATCAACTTATTAAAGGAAATTCTTTGTTAGCTATGGCGAATCAATCAGCCGATATTGTCCTAAATGCTTTGGCTGGTATCTTATTAGCCATTTTAGGAGTTGCGACTTTATATTTAGTTGATTCGGTTATCTTTACTTTAGCTGCTCTTACATTTTCTTTAATCAAACTTAAAAAAACATCTTCAGCTACTATAAAAGTAGAAAAGTTTAGTTTAAGAAATTATCGATTAGAAATGAAAATGGGGTTAAAAATTGTTTTTACATCTATGATATGGATTTTTCTAATAGCAAATACGATTAGTAATTTTTGTTTAGGAATTATGTATGCCATATTACCTATTTATGCAAACTCACTTGGCGGAGAAGAAAAATATGGCTTTATATTAACAGCTATATCTGTGGGTACTGTTTTAGGGGCATTAATTAGTACTAAGCTGAATAAAGTTCCAATTGGATTATTTATTGCCTCCTCCTTTATTTTAGCTTTTATTCTATGGGGCATTGCTCCTTATATGAACTTTTACGTCTTTCTTTTATTATTTACGTTATCCTGGATACCAGTAGGAGCTGCGAATATCATTATCGGTTCCATCATGCAATCCGTTATCCCTTTATCAATTATTGGAAGAACCAACACTGTTATTGCTAGTTTTTGTGCCATTGCTATGCCCTTAGGTTCTTTAGCTGGAGGATTACTTGTAAGGTATCATGATAGCCGATTAATTCTTTCCTTATCAGCTATTGGCTATTTAGCAGTTGGGTTAACATGGTTATTAAATAAAAAACTTAGGAATCTTCCTAATAGTGAAATCATTCGTTTTACAGATTTTAATATACCTAGAGAATTAATAGATGTAGATACTATGGAAAAAGAAACAAGAAATCATACAAATGTATTTGGAGGGCGTGAGTAA
- a CDS encoding NUDIX hydrolase has translation MGIFFKKRMINLSKSSGCFTIVFNKDGNVLLAKRKDYPVWDFPGGTLEKEESIEQCAIRETKEETGYIIKIKKKVGEYYQPQYDDMQHIFLGELKGGKPIKDGPETEKVKWFSPNRLPLFMIPNRRKQLSKYLSYKDILIQEAITVSPMRTTLLKIFFKTFSKVL, from the coding sequence ATGGGGATATTTTTTAAAAAGAGGATGATTAATTTGAGTAAAAGTTCGGGTTGCTTCACTATAGTTTTTAACAAAGATGGAAATGTATTATTGGCGAAGCGAAAGGACTACCCTGTGTGGGACTTTCCAGGAGGAACTTTGGAAAAAGAAGAGTCAATAGAACAGTGCGCTATAAGAGAAACTAAGGAAGAGACAGGATACATTATTAAAATCAAGAAGAAAGTTGGGGAATATTATCAACCTCAATATGATGATATGCAACATATATTCTTAGGAGAATTAAAAGGTGGTAAACCAATTAAAGATGGTCCTGAAACAGAAAAGGTAAAATGGTTTAGTCCTAATAGATTACCTTTATTTATGATTCCTAATAGAAGAAAACAACTAAGCAAGTACTTGAGCTATAAAGACATATTAATACAAGAAGCAATTACCGTTTCACCTATGAGAACTACATTACTTAAAATATTTTTTAAAACATTTAGCAAAGTTCTGTGA
- a CDS encoding alpha/beta fold hydrolase codes for MAYCKVHQADIFYEDLGKGKPVLMIHGYSPDHRLMSGCMEPIFKKKEGWRRIYIDLPGMGLTKNYHDICSSDEMLDTVLDFIETVIPNQEYLIVGESYGGYIARGIIEKQKERILGAAFICPLIIPSPENRLIEKHEVLKTDDKFLLNLSEEELKDFRNNQVVLNEYNWLRYNKEILSGIKIRDEEFLNKVKSKYEFSFKIDQSDFNNPSLFLLGRQDSSVGYKDALDIMNKYPRGTFTVLDTAGHNLQIDQPQIFDFLINEWLDRVE; via the coding sequence ATGGCATATTGCAAAGTTCACCAAGCGGATATATTTTATGAAGATTTAGGGAAAGGAAAACCAGTATTAATGATACACGGTTATTCTCCTGACCACCGATTAATGAGTGGTTGTATGGAACCTATTTTTAAAAAGAAAGAAGGGTGGCGTCGTATTTATATTGATTTACCTGGAATGGGATTAACAAAAAATTACCATGATATATGCAGTTCTGATGAAATGTTGGATACCGTTTTAGATTTTATTGAAACAGTAATTCCTAACCAAGAATATTTAATTGTTGGTGAATCGTACGGTGGATATATTGCCAGGGGTATTATAGAAAAGCAAAAAGAAAGAATACTTGGTGCAGCATTTATATGTCCATTAATTATTCCTAGTCCAGAAAATAGGTTAATTGAAAAACATGAAGTTTTAAAAACAGATGACAAATTTTTACTCAATTTATCAGAAGAAGAATTAAAGGATTTTAGAAATAATCAAGTTGTACTCAATGAGTACAACTGGTTGAGATACAACAAAGAAATTTTAAGTGGTATTAAAATTAGAGATGAAGAGTTTCTAAATAAAGTTAAGAGTAAATATGAATTTTCTTTTAAGATTGATCAGTCTGATTTCAATAATCCAAGTTTATTTCTATTAGGAAGACAAGACTCTTCTGTGGGCTATAAAGATGCACTTGACATTATGAATAAATACCCACGTGGAACATTTACTGTATTGGATACAGCAGGTCACAATCTACAAATTGACCAACCACAAATTTTTGATTTCCTTATAAATGAATGGTTGGACAGGGTTGAATGA
- a CDS encoding DUF1272 domain-containing protein — MALEMRKSCEACEQKISIETTAYICTHECTFCEPCTEKTNYICPNCSGDFVRRPKPSGSCPIISSG; from the coding sequence ATGGCATTAGAAATGAGAAAGTCTTGTGAAGCTTGTGAACAAAAAATATCAATAGAAACTACTGCGTACATTTGTACTCACGAATGCACTTTTTGTGAACCTTGCACAGAAAAAACGAATTATATTTGTCCTAATTGCAGTGGGGATTTTGTTAGACGTCCCAAACCTAGTGGATCGTGCCCTATCATTTCTTCAGGATAA
- a CDS encoding winged helix-turn-helix domain-containing protein has translation MLERYVIKNYTQLKTISDPLRVQIVIMLIEKEWTVTEISKEIGLEKAKVFYHLKELEKQNMIAIVRKEEVKGNIHKYYRATHKGFKIDKELIPLSKENAEHVYNSLIVQQLENTKKIVSKNSHLVTEETSMAQTVQINCSTKQFHMWKEKYNQLIEELEQMKSDDDNHTFYINTIAIELENKVFE, from the coding sequence ATGTTAGAAAGATATGTAATAAAAAATTATACGCAACTTAAAACTATTTCTGATCCTTTAAGAGTACAAATCGTTATCATGTTAATTGAAAAAGAATGGACTGTCACAGAAATTAGCAAAGAGATTGGATTAGAAAAAGCTAAAGTTTTTTATCATTTAAAAGAATTAGAAAAACAAAACATGATTGCCATTGTAAGAAAAGAAGAAGTAAAAGGTAATATTCATAAATATTATAGAGCAACACATAAAGGCTTTAAGATAGATAAAGAGTTAATACCTCTATCAAAGGAAAATGCAGAACATGTCTATAATTCTCTTATTGTACAACAACTTGAAAACACTAAAAAAATCGTTTCTAAAAATAGTCATTTAGTAACAGAAGAAACCAGTATGGCTCAAACTGTACAAATCAACTGTTCAACTAAACAATTTCATATGTGGAAGGAGAAATATAATCAACTCATAGAAGAATTAGAGCAAATGAAAAGCGATGATGACAATCATACTTTTTATATCAATACGATTGCAATAGAATTAGAAAATAAGGTCTTTGAATAG
- a CDS encoding cytochrome P450, with product MNLLRPIVAISVYVCLTGLAIHQFPNEVAKLESGKDKDHQWFIQEVRRFYPFFPFAAARVKKDFTWNGFSFEEGTLTLLDLYGTNHDPKIWENPYSFQPERFHEWKGSPFDFIPQGGGEFDLGHRCAGEWITLDIMKVSLKFLIHQIDYEVPKQDLSLSMVKMPSLPESKLVIKNIKCV from the coding sequence TTGAATTTATTACGGCCTATAGTAGCGATATCTGTTTATGTATGTTTAACAGGGCTTGCGATACATCAATTTCCGAATGAAGTAGCAAAACTAGAATCTGGAAAAGATAAAGATCACCAATGGTTCATACAAGAAGTGCGCAGATTTTATCCGTTTTTCCCATTTGCAGCAGCAAGAGTAAAAAAAGATTTCACCTGGAACGGTTTTTCATTTGAAGAAGGAACACTTACACTATTAGATTTATATGGTACAAACCATGATCCGAAAATTTGGGAGAATCCATATTCATTTCAGCCAGAACGTTTTCATGAATGGAAAGGTAGTCCATTTGATTTTATTCCTCAAGGTGGAGGAGAATTTGACCTTGGTCATCGCTGTGCAGGTGAATGGATAACACTAGATATTATGAAAGTAAGTCTAAAATTTTTAATCCATCAAATAGACTATGAGGTACCTAAACAAGATTTAAGTTTAAGTATGGTTAAAATGCCAAGTTTACCAGAAAGTAAATTGGTAATAAAAAAC
- a CDS encoding cysteine hydrolase family protein has translation MRNNVPLIVIDVQNAFDNVSWGKRNNPCAERNIKMLIEYWNLNQRLIIYVKHLSKNIESLFYFKSKTSEFKAMIKPMPKDIIMIKSVNSAFIGTNLEETLRKINCPNIIITGLTTNHCVETTTRMAGNLGFNPFLVSDATATFDRRSVNGETLSAEKIQEMTLSNLHDEFATIKKTKEIIAML, from the coding sequence TTGCGAAACAATGTCCCGTTAATTGTAATAGATGTCCAAAACGCTTTCGATAATGTCAGCTGGGGAAAGAGAAATAATCCATGTGCTGAAAGAAATATCAAAATGTTAATAGAGTATTGGAATTTAAATCAAAGATTAATCATCTATGTTAAACACTTATCTAAGAATATAGAATCGCTTTTTTATTTTAAAAGTAAAACAAGTGAATTCAAAGCAATGATTAAACCGATGCCTAAAGATATTATTATGATCAAAAGTGTAAATAGTGCTTTTATCGGTACTAACCTCGAAGAAACATTAAGGAAAATCAATTGCCCTAATATTATTATTACTGGACTGACTACTAACCATTGTGTTGAAACAACAACTCGTATGGCTGGAAATCTAGGCTTTAATCCTTTTTTAGTTTCAGATGCGACAGCAACCTTTGATAGGCGTAGTGTTAATGGGGAAACATTATCTGCTGAAAAAATACAAGAGATGACTTTATCAAATTTGCATGATGAATTTGCAACTATAAAAAAAACAAAAGAAATAATAGCAATGTTATAA